ATCTCAGCGTTTTGCTGCAAATACGCCTTCATCCGTTCGGCGAGGCGTTTCCGATAACCTTCGGCCACCGAAGGTGCGTATGCTTTCAACTGAACAATCGTTTCCTCCATTAAGGCGAGGCGCTGCTCCAAATCGTCGTATAAAAAGCGACCTTCGTTCCGGCGCATTTCCAGCAGTTGATCGAGCGCACCTTCCGTCGCCTCGAGCAACTTGTCCGTCACTTCGTCCGATTGTTCGTCCGTTTCTGATACGTCAAAGACACCCTCGATTTTCAACAAGTCGCTTGCCGCGAGCGTTTCCGCAAGCGAATAACGCTGGCTTGCGGCGTTTAGTTCGTTCACATATTGATCAAGCAGTTGCCAATCGACGTTCAACGTTCTCTTAGACAACTCTTTACCTTCTACGGAAATATAAACATTGATTTTCCCTCTTTCGAGGCGTTTCGTGACGAGTTTCTTGATGCGATCCTCACATGGCAGGATGGGGCGCGGGAGTTGGATTGAGCACTCGAGAAATCGGTGATTGACCGATTTCATTTCGACGAGAACGGAATAAGCGTCGGTTTGCACTGATTTTCGCCCGTAACCGGTCATACTTTTGATCATTATACCACTTCCAACGTTCTGATGTGAACTAACTTTCAATCTCTCCGTTTTATGTAATTTCCTTTGCTCATTGTAACGGATATTGCCGACGGCAACAAGTCTTGCGTCCGCCTCACCGCGGTCGAGGCAAAAATAAGAAACCGGAACAGAACCGGTTTCTTGGAAAACCATTTACGCCCGTGAAGACGGTTTCTTGAACGCAGCCGGCAAAAAGGTCGGCAGCGCAGCGAAAACAACGACGCTCAACCATCCGAATGCCGAAAGCGGGGTCGTGCGGAAAACGTCTTGCAACGGCGGTACGTAAATGACGAACAACAACAATAAAATGGAAGACAAGACCGCACCGACGAGATACAAATTGCCGAACGGATTCCG
This sequence is a window from Bacillales bacterium. Protein-coding genes within it:
- a CDS encoding YicC/YloC family endoribonuclease encodes the protein MIKSMTGYGRKSVQTDAYSVLVEMKSVNHRFLECSIQLPRPILPCEDRIKKLVTKRLERGKINVYISVEGKELSKRTLNVDWQLLDQYVNELNAASQRYSLAETLAASDLLKIEGVFDVSETDEQSDEVTDKLLEATEGALDQLLEMRRNEGRFLYDDLEQRLALMEETIVQLKAYAPSVAEGYRKRLAERMKAYLQQNAEIDEAKLLNEVAVYSEKANIDEELTRLMSHVKQFHKYLRSEEAVGKKLNFLQQEMNREINTIGAKANDFDISVHVVELKSELEKIREQIQNIE